Within the Bombyx mori chromosome 24, ASM3026992v2 genome, the region CTAGCTCCGGATATAAGATATGATATAGGTGTCGGTAAACAAGATATTCTGGAGACAAATATTCGTTTCATGAGTAGCGTTGAGGAACAAAATTGGAGTGGATGGGATTATATTTTTACAGATGCCTCTAAAATCTCTATTGATGATTGTGTTGGAGTCGGTCTAGTTCATTggcaacataaaataatacaaaagatTAAACTTCCTCCTGAATCCTCTGTTTTTACTGGAGAGTGTTTTGCTCTTTTAAAAGCTGTAGAACtggttatttcattaaaatctaaAAGAACAATCATATTTTCAGACTCAAAAAGTGCACTACGAACTATTGAAAAATTTCCATTCCAAATGAAACCTTGTTATCCTATTATTTGCGAAATACGTGATAAGCTTTTGATATGTTCTCAAAGAAATCACACCATTATCTTTGCATGGATTCCAAGTCACTGTGGGATTAAAGGGAACGAGAAAGCCGATCAGCTTGCCAAAGAAGCTATAAAGGATGGAGACTTAGTCCCATACATTAATTATTGTCATGATTTGACTGCTCTTCCCAAAACCTATCTTTGGGAGTCATGGAATGATGTTTGGTTGAGAAGCAGCAAGTTCAAAGGCAAACTTTATGCTGAAATTCAACCCTCGATCTCCAGTAAACCATGGTTCTTTAAAGCTAAAAGTTCTAAAATTGTCACTTCTATCATTTCCAGAATGCGTTTAGGACATGTATGTACACCTCATCATTTAGCAAGGCTTCGTATTGTTGATAGCAATATTTGTGAGTGTGGAGAAGATATTGGTGATCTCGaccatattttcttttcttgttccCAATATGACCGCACCTCCTTTATGAATTCCTTACAATTATTACAGGTCCCGTTTCCGACTAAAATCTCCTGCCTTTTGCTTTAtcctttattgtattataatgtattatcctctttcataatcaataataatattaagatttaatatatttaatttatttttattaatttatttccatatCTTGTTTTTAACTAGCTTAtccttttgtttccttttgacGACTTTGTCGCGTGTAGTTTCCCTACCTTTCACTTGAAACTGGCATAAAGTTAAAACTATTGccataaaggaaaaaaaaaaaaaaaaagtacatgttgaacgtcaaaagaactaccgccaattcacaaaaactaaccTCCGTCCTGAggagaactggcaagaaactcagcgggcatgtcttttttttttaagtattagataaaaatttttaaatattcatttttataatgagtATGATAACgttacaattattgcaatattgaaatgcccggagcgagcaagtCATTCCcattttgtgcaatcttctagataatcattgactttatagtaagctttattgcatagatgttctctaatagttttcttaaacctatgtatatgtaggttctgaatatcttgtgggattttgttgtacaggtgCAATGATTAACGTATCTTCTCTGGGAGAGGTTTTTCTTGGGCAAGCCTTTCTACGAACATTGTTAACAGTTCCATGTGTTTCATAATGATCAATtgcattaaaaacttttttgacagaacaatttaaatattcagCTATTCTTTTGTACGATCTTATGATCTATATgtaaattaacaattatttgCCTAGTTGACGCGtcacaacttttatttttgcccattttgaataaaataaaattcagattaaattttgaattgccgccaaaATAATAGAAGCCAAGCTTCGATCAGCAATAGCTATAGATTTCGGGTCTGTTCAAAAAATACGTCTCGTTAAATAACAAcccacttgaaatgtgagctcttatattttttagttcgCTTGAAACACAGCCAATGTAAAGACGTCTCACAATGCCGCAGTGTgcattcaaaagttgcaaaaataatgcccgaaaaagcaatttaacggccggagtatcttactttcggtaagtacatgaagtataagttatattttaagctttaaactaataaataatattaaattttgaacaaaattaccgattttaatccaccgctacaaatgtttgGCCAAGGCTCGCCAGCACAtggacaattttttatttaacagaacagtaaattaatggagtagatttgtgttgtaataatttttttaaatttgttagcagAACTTCAAAATtggttggttaaaattggttaatgctgctttttttttattgccattgtaggcagacgagcatacggcccacctgatggtaagtgatcaccgtcgttcatggacgtcagcaatgccaggggcagagccaagccgctgcctaccatatcccttttgtgtctgtttgttgaatTCTcgttagatacttagctttcctttttcattttagctttcctagcaatccaTTGAcctgtgcagaatggatctcgattgtcgccagagcaagaagagatgacttttataagccagccaAGAATTCGGTTATATGTTCGGATCACTTTGATAAATCGGATATATCCGGAAATACTAACCGACGTCGTTTGGTTAAAACAGCAGTTCCTAAATTACAGGTACATTAATTGATGATTCACagtcaaattgtaattttatatctGTTTTCCTTTTGTGCATAAATGTATTTGTGAAACGATAAATCATCGTGTTGTTCGAATTCATGTTTATCTATTATTAAAGAGTATTTTCAAAACCACAGATTCAACCCCCGTTGCAGGACGTACAATTGGCATCACCCAATACCAAACTCTCAGTATCTGAAATTGACGTGCAAGTGAGTAATTTTTTAGCAGTAGGTGTCGTCAATTTTGTTATATGAGCtgctaaattattattttattgacaatacatatttttaaaaatacatttaaatttttcaaaattatttcagtaaaaTAATGGGACTTAATATTTCTTATACTCTAACAATTTCGTTAAGTGGTGATAATTTTTGAGAATTGAGATTTGTAGTTAATTTGAGTAATGTATATTCGCGCCATTACAGATAATTAAATGAGgacatacattattattattttttcagccTCTATCATCGAGTTCTGGGTTAGACCTTACACAAAAGGTCACCTATACCCAAGCCCAAGCAGAGCATATCTCTGTTATGACCTCTCCTGTTGGATCATTATCAGATTTAATATCAGTTTGTGCAACACCCAGAAAGAGGTTTCTGTATAAACAGTTACTCACTGCTCGCAAAGTCATAGATAATAAatcgaaaaaaattcaaacattgcAAAAAGTGAACAAGAGACTAAAGAAAAGAAACagttctttaaaaaatatggtttgtttgttgaaaaaaaaactaaatttaaaaaaaaaaaaaaattataataaaatgaacaaataggctaaataaaactttaacattactcaTTGACATTGGACATCTTTGTCTTCCGTGATCACGGCTACTGAAaagtggccgaaacattgtaataaaaataccgcccttaaaaccgtttaaacgttgttttattatgtgtacTAGTCGCCAAAACTTAagaatatactataaaaatacatattacacaaaaacgtaagctagtaaaataataagtaatgtatagatactaacaaatatAGGTgcctaaaacataaaaagtaaacaagtaaatttttacttttatttatataataaattattttagtgttcaacGCGACTCCATTatctcctgtagtaaatagaaatcggaaTTCCAAGAAGcaaaactaaagaaaataaaacgatGTAGCTCTCAAGGCATTAACggaaaaaattactttatttgtaGCCCGTTAAAGTTGATTTCacattaaatgttgtttaacATATGTCATTTCAtttgtaagtgacaggagtaatttattgctttgctcacttcatttttttaatggattttatgacctggtaactaagacctttaagtcatgtcttattttaatttatattccgaattttatgaaaaatgataaaatggagtgaaatgaaatgaagatgattaatttgagacattaatcaactgggatgaaatgcaatgagatgagatgatatggaatgaaatata harbors:
- the LOC134201271 gene encoding uncharacterized protein LOC134201271 isoform X1, whose amino-acid sequence is MPQCAFKSCKNNARKSNLTAGVSYFRFPSNPLTCAEWISIVARARRDDFYKPAKNSVICSDHFDKSDISGNTNRRRLVKTAVPKLQIQPPLQDVQLASPNTKLSVSEIDVQPLSSSSGLDLTQKVTYTQAQAEHISVMTSPVGSLSDLISVCATPRKRFLYKQLLTARKVIDNKSKKIQTLQKVNKRLKKRNSSLKNMVCLLKKKLNLKKKKNYNKMNK
- the LOC134201271 gene encoding uncharacterized protein LOC134201271 isoform X2 translates to MPQCAFKSCKNNARKSNLTAGVSYFRFPSNPLTCAEWISIVARARRDDFYKPAKNSVICSDHFDKSDISGNTNRRRLVKTAVPKLQDVQLASPNTKLSVSEIDVQPLSSSSGLDLTQKVTYTQAQAEHISVMTSPVGSLSDLISVCATPRKRFLYKQLLTARKVIDNKSKKIQTLQKVNKRLKKRNSSLKNMVCLLKKKLNLKKKKNYNKMNK
- the LOC134201271 gene encoding uncharacterized protein LOC134201271 isoform X3; protein product: MPQCAFKSCKNNARKSNLTAGVSYFRFPSNPLTCAEWISIVARARRDDFYKPAKNSVICSDHFDKSDISGNTNRRRLVKTAVPKLQIQPPLQDVQLASPNTKLSVSEIDVQPLSSSSGLDLTQKVTYTQAQAEHISVMTSPVGSLSDLISVCATPRKRFLYKQLLTARKVIDNKSKKIQTLQKVNKRLKKRNSSLKNMCSTRLHYLL